One stretch of Cheilinus undulatus linkage group 5, ASM1832078v1, whole genome shotgun sequence DNA includes these proteins:
- the LOC121509770 gene encoding F-box/LRR-repeat protein 2-like yields the protein MGPGLRGDRMLSLIGRLCDHVTSVDVSWSGATGAGVKALSDCCPGLKLNSVVLNGCQVTDDPLIKLIMRHRGSLCRLEVFGCQFLTSSCLQTVFETCPGLQHLNIGQVPKVNTDCLTVMTSQLKSLISLNLTGLRGVTEASVDSLLQSCGKLQSLTLSSCIAVTDLTLQNISKYTPHIRELDVSGCKAVTDAGVESLALRCRRLQQLDLSSTRTGNRGVTLLANYCSRHLQTVKLSFCHISCESILQLCRCCTRLKVLHLYGCARRPTDGDIQKVNSAVKVYPTD from the exons ATGGGTCCTGGACTCCGTGGTGACAGGATGctgtctctgattggccggcTGTGTGATCATGTGACCAGTGTGGATGTGAGCTGGAGCGGAGCAACGGGTGCAGGAGTGAAAGCTCTCAGTGACTGCTGTCCAGG GTTGAAACTAAACTCTGTTGTCCTGAATGGCTGTCAGGTCACTGATGATCCCCTGATCAAACTCATCATGAGACACAGAGGAAG TCTTTGCAGACTGGAGGTGTTTGGCTGTCAGTTCCTTACATCATCATGTCTACAGACTGTTTTtgag aCATGTCCTGGCCTCCAGCACCTTAACATCGGACAAGTGCCCAAGGTCAACACAGACTGTCTCACAGTGATGACATCACAACTTAAATCTCTCATTTCACTAAATCTGACTGGACTTCGGGGA GTTACAGAGGCCTCTGTGGACTCTTTGCTTCAGAGCTGTGGAAAACTTCAGAGTCTGACACTCAGCTCCTGTATTGCAGTCACAGACCTGACACTACAAAACATCAGCAAATACACTCCTCATATCAG gGAGCTGGATGTGAGCGGCTGTAAAGCAGTAACAGATGCAGGAGTCGAGTCTCTGGCTCTGAGATGTCGACGGCTTCAGCAGCTAGATCTCAGTTCCACCCGCACAGGAAATAGAGG GGTTACTCTACTGGCCAACTATTGCAGCAGACACCTTCAAACTGTCAAATTAAGTTTCTGTCACATCAGCTGTGAGAGcatcctgcagctctgcagatGCTGCACCAG GCTGAAGGTGCTCCATCTCTACGGCTGCGCTCGTCGCCCTACTGATGGAGATATCCAAAAAGTTAACAGTGCTGTTAAAGTTTACCCTACTGATTGA